The Dehalococcoidia bacterium DNA window GGCGTGGTCACTGACGCGGCTCCCGGCGAGGGCGTCAGCGCCGCGGCCGCCTCGCCGAGATCGCGGCGCAGCGAGCGGGCGATGCGCTCCAGCAACTGCAGTCGTTCGTCTACCGGCAGCCGTTCGGCCGCGGCAGCGAGTTCTGCGAGGTTCACGCCGAGCTGCCTCCGTCTCACCCGCCTACACACTGAGATGCTGCGTGATGAACTCGGCCGGCGAGAGCACCGACAGCGCCGCGCCGCGGCAGTCATTCAGATCGCGCGTCACGATCACGTCGATGCTCGCGGCCACGGCGCTCGCATACTGCACAGCATCTTCAAAATCGGTGAATGGAAGCAGCAACGCGTCGCGCAGCACCGGTTCGCTAACCGGACAAATCTGCAACCCCGCCAGGATGCGTTCGATGGCCAGGCGTGCGGCCGCCCTTCCGCGCTCCCGGCGCACAATGTAGAACACCGTCGGCGGGGTAATTGCAGCCACATACCCGGTGTACTCGTGACGAGCCGCCGCCTCCCAGATCGCGGTTGCTTCCGCGAGATATGGCGCTCGTGCGAGGACGTAATCAAGAACGATGTTTACGTCCAGCAGGGCATCAGTCATGAGTACTTCTTCACGAGGTAGTCGATGTAGCCCTCCCGCGCGTCCCATTCTGGCGGAATGGGAGCGTCTGGCTTTGCCATCCCCTTCAGTCCACGGATCGCCTCGGCGCGCTCGGCGGGCGTCGGCTTGGCCTCGCGCAGCGAGCGCTCGACGGCGTCGCGCAGGGCGCGGCGCTCGGCGACGGTGAGCTTCGGCAGTTGCTCGACGATCTCTTGCAGCGTCATGGTGCGATCCTCTTGGCCCTCAGTGTAGCGCAGCGCCGAGGTCCGGCCGCGCTCAACCCGCCGCGATCGCCCGTGCCGCAAGCCGCACGCTCTCTTCGATCGAAAAGCCGCTGGTGTTGAGGCGGCGCGGTTCCGGCCAGCGCTCGCAAGCCGCGTGCTGGGCGCGCACGATCGCGGCGGGCACGCGCTTGCCGCGGTCAGCGCCGCGCTGCAGCAGCTCGGCCAGGTCCGGATGCACGATCAGCAGCCGCCAGTTCAGGCCGGCGAGCAGCGGCTGCCAGAGCGTGGTGAAGGGCGCCGGCTCGAAGACGTCGTCGATCGCCACGTCGTAGCCGGATTCGAGGAACGGGCGGGCCGCCGCGATGCAGGCCCGCACGCTGAGCACATACTGCTCGCCGGCAAGGTCGGAGGGCGCCAGCGGGTCGGCGCGGCCCTGGACGATCAGCTCCCGCATGCCGTCGAGCTGCAGGTGCAGGGCGCGCGGGCGCGTGGCGCACCAGCCGGACGCGATC harbors:
- a CDS encoding PIN domain-containing protein is translated as MTDALLDVNIVLDYVLARAPYLAEATAIWEAAARHEYTGYVAAITPPTVFYIVRRERGRAAARLAIERILAGLQICPVSEPVLRDALLLPFTDFEDAVQYASAVAASIDVIVTRDLNDCRGAALSVLSPAEFITQHLSV